In Prunus dulcis chromosome 2, ALMONDv2, whole genome shotgun sequence, a single genomic region encodes these proteins:
- the LOC117619186 gene encoding zinc finger protein ZAT9-like, whose protein sequence is MALIVDQQSSFKHFCKICKKGFGCGRALGGHMRAHGIGDEGHIDDDDPPSDWEDKLGGNVPSTNKCMYALRTNPNRLKSCRVCENCGKEFLSWKSFLEHGKCNSSIDAEPLMSSPCSDGEEGASGRRGCGWSKRKRSMRAKVGNFNSHCPSNEEEDLANCLMMLSNATVDPMEAEPEESCASASKEEERRDPMNVMAPMSRGVATDNNKAKGVANKGLFECKACKKVFNSHQALGGHRASHKKVKGCFAARLDHLEDSMADDDVITHEEFFPNKPNSTLQFDHGSNTPSAYTSKRKAKVHECSICHRVFSSGQALGGHKRCHWITSNTATDTSTLAKFHEFQESLEQQMMNQRPKFDASSDPLDLKLDLNLPAPADENGGGRRERPNQSSLEVSTDFFLLPWIGTKEEDNPHLHSSHQNDNDNINNDDNNNNNNNTNNNNTSNDFSMQNVVDEADSKVKLAKLSELKDINTSGGSSPWLQVGLGSTTDVGAEP, encoded by the coding sequence atggCTTTGATTGTGGACCAGCAATCAAGCTTCAAACacttttgtaaaatttgcaagAAAGGATTTGGGTGTGGTAGAGCGCTAGGAGGGCACATGAGGGCACATGGAATAGGGGATGAAGGTCACATCGACGACGACGATCCTCCGAGTGATTGGGAGGACAAACTCGGCGGCAATGTTCCATCAACCAACAAGTGCATGTATGCCCTAAGAACAAATCCTAATCGCCTAAAGAGCTGCCGGGTTTGTGAGAATTGCGGCAAAGAGTTCTTGTCTTGGAAATCTTTCCTTGAACATGGAAAATGTAATAGCTCCATAGATGCCGAACCCCTCATGTCCTCCCCGTGCTCCGATGGGGAGGAGGGGGCCAGCGGTCGGAGAGGATGTGGGTGGTCGAAAAGGAAGAGATCGATGAGAGCCAAAGTGGGCAATTTCAATTCACACTGCCCATCAAATGAGGAAGAAGACCTTGCGAATTGCTTAATGATGTTGTCCAATGCCACGGTTGATCCTATGGAGGCTGAGCCGGAGGAGTCTTGTGCTTCAGCTAgcaaagaagaggaaagaagagaCCCTATGAACGTCATGGCTCCTATGTCACGTGGGGTGGCCACAGACAACAATAAGGCCAAAGGGGTTGCCAACAAAGGCTTGTTTGAGTGCAAAGCATGCAAGAAAGTGTTCAATTCCCACCAAGCCTTGGGAGGTCATAGGGCTAGCCACAAGAAGGTTAAAGGGTGCTTTGCCGCTCGGCTCGATCACCTCGAAGATAGTATGGCCGACGATGATGTCATCACACATGAAGAATTCTTCCCCAATAAACCTAATTCAACCCTACAATTCGACCACGGCTCTAACACCCCGTCAGCCTATACCTCGAAGAGAAAAGCGAAGGTGCACGAATGTTCGATATGCCACCGGGTTTTCTCTTCCGGGCAGGCATTGGGCGGACACAAGAGGTGCCATTGGATCACGTCCAACACCGCGACAGACACGTCTACATTAGCCAAGTTCCATGAGTTTCAAGAAAGTTTGGAGCAGCAAATGATGAACCAAAGGCCTAAGTTTGATGCTTCTTCGGATCCACTTGATCTGAAGCTTGATCTTAACCTACCAGCTCCGGCAGATGAGAATGgtggaggaagaagagaacgTCCCAATCAATCAAGCTTGGAAGTCTCGACAGATTTCTTTTTACTACCATGGATTGGGACAAAAGAGGAGGACAATCCCCATCTTCACTCCTCCCACCAAAACGACAATGACAACATTAACAACGACGACaacaataacaacaacaacaatacaaataataataacactaGTAATGATTTTTCAATGCAGAATGTGGTTGATGAAGCAGACAGTAAGGTGAAGTTAGCAAAGCTAAGTGAACTAAAGGATATCAATACCAGTGGGGGCTCCTCACCATGGTTGCAGGTGGGGCTTGGTTCAACAACTGATGTTGGAGCTGAACCATAA